A region of the Deltaproteobacteria bacterium HGW-Deltaproteobacteria-6 genome:
CACTTGATGATCTTTGCATATACCACCAGCTTTTGCCGAAGGCCGGCCGCCAAACCCAGCGTTGCCAGAACCCCTGCCCCGCTCAGCACCGCGTTCACGAACAGCCGCAGAAAAATGACGGCAGCCGCCGCCCGGTAGTATACGCTTGAGTGCCACTTGCGCAGAAACTGATATCGGGAACGGTAAAATTCTATCCGCGATCTCACATTATGGCCGATACTCTGGCCCTGCAAATGATAGATCAACGCGTCGGGAACCTGGTAGACCAGCCAGCCTTTGCGTCTCATCGCGTAGGCCATATCCGTCTCCTCGAAAAAGAAGAAGTAACGGTCATCAAAGAAAGAAACTTCGTCCAGTGCCTTTTTCCGAATCATCATACAGGCGCCGATGGCCGAATCCACTTCCAGCGGCCCGGCATGATTGTACCTTTTGCTGGGATATTTACGGGGAAAAAGATATTCGAGAAGCGATGTGTTGGTGGCCAGGGTCAAAAGCGTCGGGAAAGCGGCGACGGAGTTTTGCCTGCTGCCGTCGGCATTCAATAACTGGCCGCAGACAATTGCCGCCAAGGGGTTCGCTTCGGCAAAAATCCACATTTTTTTTGCCGCCCCGGCCGTCAGCACGGCATCCGTGTTGATCAGCAGGGCGTATTGACCCTGCATCACCGCAAAACCCTGATTATTAGCGGCGCCGAATCCACGGTTCTCCTGATTGGCAATGATTTTAACCCGTGGATATTTCTCCGTAAGCATCGCAACCGATCCGTCGGAAGACGCATTATCCACGACAATAATCTCATATGCAAGCGTTTCCATCGTTTCGGCAATAGAATTCAGGCAGACCGCCAAAAGGTCTTTGGTGTTCCAGTTGACGATGATAACGGAGATATCCATGTTTTATCCGGTATTTTTTCGGCGGGACAGTCTCTGCTGCGTTTCGCCGTTTTGGATCCTTCCCAGTTCGCTTAATTTAGCGTACTTGAAATATTTGTTAACTGAATCGGTAACGGCCAGCGTGAGTCCCTGACGGCCATCCATAAATCCCAGACGAAGAATATAATCCTGAATAAACGTAAAAAAGGATCGGAAAAAAGCAGAGAATGGCGATGAACGCTTCCCGGCGGTAAAAGACTCCTGTGCGCCGAGCGTTGAATACTTATCAATCTTTTGCAGAATTTTACTCAAACTGCTCTCTGTGAAATGTTCAATGGGGACATCCAGTTGATCGACTTGACCCTGAACCTCAACCGCTTCATGAACCGTCGCGGCCGTCATGCGCCCTGACTGGCGGCGAAAAAGCCGCACCACATGGTCCGGCCACCAGCCGGCATGACGAATCCAGCGGCCCTGGAAAAAGTTTTTACGCGGAAAACTGAAACCGGCTGCCTGTACCCCTGCATCCGTGACAATCCTTTTGATGACATCCGCCGTTTCCGGAGGAATTCGCTCGTCAGCGTCCAGAACAAGGACCCAGGGCTGAACACATTTATCTATGGCCAGTTGCTTTTGCGGACCGAAACCATACCAGGACTCCCGGTAAATATCACAGCCGAATGTTTCGGCCAGCGCAAGCGTTGCGTCTTCACTTCCGGAATCAACCACAACGATCTGAGCGGCAAAAACAACGCTTTGCAGACAGCTCCGGATATTTTCCGCTTCGTTCTTGGTTATAATCGCCACGGATAGAGGAACTCTGTCCATTCCATACCCTCGACTGTTTCAACACCTATGATAATTTGCGGATCAACGCCTGCTTTTCCGGTACAAATCCCGATAACATCCGCGGCATTATCCCTAATATTTATACACTTTATTTAAGCTTTATCTATAAAGCATAATTCTCGTAACGACGCAAACTTTAATCTTAAGCGTGTTTGATGGCCGCATTATTTCCGGCTTCTCCCGGCATGAAACGCCTCCATGGCCCGCTCACACAACCGAAGAAAGCACGGTCCAAATTATTTAAACCTGATTTTTTCTTTTATCTGTGATAGATCTGGCAGCACAAAAAGCAGGTAAAGAAATTTTATTTTATGCACAAAATTGCAGTTATTATCCCCAAATACGGATTGCTCGGCGGTGCTGAACAATTTGCCTCCGAATTAACCGGGAGGTTATGCGCAAACACCGACTACGGGTTTCATGTTTTTGCCAACCGATGGCAGTCCAATGCCAATCCTGTCCGGTTTCATAAGGTCCCGATCATTTCATTTCCCAAGTTCCTGACCACCGTCAGTTTTGCCTGGTTTGCCCGACACCGTCTCCAACAAAACAATTTTTCACTGGTGCACAGCCACGAAAGAATATTCTCGGCTGATATTTTTACGCTTCATGGCGTGCCTCACCGGTACTGGGTTGATCAGGTCCGCCGCAAAAGAATGAGCCTCAATGACCGGGCTACGGCCTGGGTGGAAAAGAAACTTGTCTATGAAGGCCATTGTAAAAAGTTCATTGCTGTTTCCAAATTAACCAGAGACATCTTCCTTCAGGAATACCCCATCGACCCCGACCGGGTTCAAATCATCCATCCCGGCGTCAATTTATCCGACTACGCGCATCAAAATAAAAACGATGTTCGCCACGCCGTCAGGAACGCGTTGGGAATCGACAGCACCGATCCGGTTATTATCTTCGCTTCGATGAATTTTGAAATAAAAGGCCTCGATGATATTTTACTGACCCTTGCACGATTAAAAACAGCAAACAGCAAATTTAAATTGGTGATCGCCGGAAAAGGCAACATCAAAAAGTATCGGAAAATGGCGAAGGAAATGAACATTGGCGGAAATGTCATTTTCACGGGTCCGGTCCCCAAAAATAATTTAACGGATCTTTATCTGGCAAGTGATCTGTATATCATGCTTTCCAAATTTGACACTTTCGGCATGGTTGTTCTCGAAGCCATGGCGGCAGGGCTCCCGGTCATCATCAGCAGCCATGTCGGCGCAAAAGATCTGGTGCAGGAAGGAAAAAACGGTTTCATCATCTCCGAGACATCGGACTATCCATACGTCGCCTCCCGGATTAGTCTGCTCCTGGATGGCAACATTCGCCGGCAAATGTCAGACGCCGCAGTTCAGACCTCTTTGCAAAACACCTGGGACGCGGTAGCCGGCCAATATCGTGACATTTATTCGGAAATTATTGCCTCAAAAAAGCAGGAAAGACCTTTGACGCTATGATCATCATCAACCAATCCACTTACCGGCTTCCCGATAAAATCCGAAAAGTTCTTCTTATTCAGCTTGGGGATATCGGTGATGTGGTCTGGACAATACCCAGCATATGGGCAGCAAAAAATTCAATCCCGGGCTCAGAGATTTCCGTCATGGTCCAACAGGGCTTTGGAGGCCTCCTGAAAGCGGATTCTTCCGTTTCTCAGGTGTTCGAAGTGGAGCGATATAAGGGAAATATATTCCATCAGGCAGCTTCGCACCTTTCTTTTCTAAAAAATATCAGGGATCAGCATTTCGATCTTGCGGTTGACCTGCGGCTGGGAGATCGGGGAGCATTCCTGTCTTTTGCCACGGGAGCGCCGTATCGGGTAACCCAGCATCATCCTGAAGGCGTGCCCTTCTGGAGAAGCTATCTTTTTACCCATGGCATAGTACCCGACTATCCGGTTTATCCGCGCGGCGCGACGGATCAATCCCTGCGCATTTTAAGAAAGCTCGGCATAGATTCGGATAACATCATTCCCAGGTTGCGGATTGCCGATTCCGTTAAAAAGCGTGTCGGGGATATCCTGACGCGTGAAAAAGTGGGTACTGCAAACCCTTTTTTTACCATTAATCCCTTCTCCCGCTGGTCTTACAAAGAATGGGATCATCGCAAATGGATTGAAATTATCAACTGGCTGTGGCAGGAGTTTTCTCTCCCGATCCTCATAATCGGATCAGCGGAAGAACGCCCCCAGGCGGAAGCACTCATCCGGCGCGAGAAAACACAGGGGGTATTCAACTTTGCGGGTATCACCACGCTGCCTGACCTGGCCGGACTATTAAGTTTGAGCCGTCTTCATGTGGGTGTGGACAGCGCGGCGCCTCATATTGCAGCAGCAACCGGCACTCCTACCGTCACTATTTACGGACCGACAAGCTGGCAGGACTGGGCCCCTCTGGGAAAAGATCATTATGTCATCGTGTCGGATATGGATTGCATCCCCTGCCGCCAATTAGGATGTAACAACAGCGGA
Encoded here:
- a CDS encoding glycosyltransferase family 2 protein; translation: MDISVIIVNWNTKDLLAVCLNSIAETMETLAYEIIVVDNASSDGSVAMLTEKYPRVKIIANQENRGFGAANNQGFAVMQGQYALLINTDAVLTAGAAKKMWIFAEANPLAAIVCGQLLNADGSRQNSVAAFPTLLTLATNTSLLEYLFPRKYPSKRYNHAGPLEVDSAIGACMMIRKKALDEVSFFDDRYFFFFEETDMAYAMRRKGWLVYQVPDALIYHLQGQSIGHNVRSRIEFYRSRYQFLRKWHSSVYYRAAAAVIFLRLFVNAVLSGAGVLATLGLAAGLRQKLVVYAKIIKWHFSGR
- a CDS encoding LPS biosynthesis protein codes for the protein MDRVPLSVAIITKNEAENIRSCLQSVVFAAQIVVVDSGSEDATLALAETFGCDIYRESWYGFGPQKQLAIDKCVQPWVLVLDADERIPPETADVIKRIVTDAGVQAAGFSFPRKNFFQGRWIRHAGWWPDHVVRLFRRQSGRMTAATVHEAVEVQGQVDQLDVPIEHFTESSLSKILQKIDKYSTLGAQESFTAGKRSSPFSAFFRSFFTFIQDYILRLGFMDGRQGLTLAVTDSVNKYFKYAKLSELGRIQNGETQQRLSRRKNTG